In Massilibacterium senegalense, a genomic segment contains:
- the rplM gene encoding 50S ribosomal protein L13 — protein MRTTYMAKANEVERKWYVVDAEGQTLGRLASEVASILRGKNKPTFTPHIDTGDFVIVINAEKIQLTGNKWNDKVYYRHTGYAGGLKETTAKEMLAKFPERLIETAVKGMLPKNTLGREQGKKLHVYVGSDHKHQAQKPEVYELRG, from the coding sequence ATGCGTACAACATATATGGCTAAAGCAAACGAAGTGGAACGTAAATGGTACGTAGTAGACGCTGAAGGTCAAACTCTTGGTCGTCTAGCTAGTGAGGTTGCTTCTATTTTACGTGGTAAAAATAAACCTACATTTACACCACATATTGACACTGGTGACTTCGTAATTGTCATCAACGCTGAAAAAATTCAATTAACAGGTAATAAGTGGAATGATAAAGTATACTACCGTCACACTGGTTATGCAGGTGGTTTAAAAGAAACTACGGCAAAAGAAATGCTTGCAAAATTCCCAGAGCGTTTAATTGAAACAGCTGTAAAAGGAATGTTACCGAAAAACACACTTGGACGCGAACAAGGTAAAAAATTACATGTGTATGTTGGTTCGGATCATAAACATCAAGCACAAAAACCAGAAGTTTACGAACTTCGTGGTTAA
- the truA gene encoding tRNA pseudouridine(38-40) synthase TruA, giving the protein MNRYKCIVSYDGTYFHGYQIQPEGRTVQGVIQAAIDKMHKQSMPLIVASGRTDQGVHAIGQVFHFDSPLAIAPEKWQKALNALTDDDIYIRQVEQVPNDFHARFDVVKKAYQYRIMRAYPDVFRRYYAYYYPYPLAIEQMKEAAKQLVGTHDFSAFCAANTTVTDKVRTIYTIDIMEERDELVFRFTGNGFLYNMVRILVGTLLEVGANKRGLAEVEKALSSGDRRLAGVTSPSHGLYLEEVMYK; this is encoded by the coding sequence ATGAATCGATATAAGTGTATCGTAAGTTATGACGGAACGTATTTTCACGGATATCAAATACAACCTGAAGGACGAACTGTACAAGGTGTGATTCAAGCTGCCATCGATAAAATGCACAAGCAATCGATGCCGCTCATCGTCGCTTCTGGAAGAACCGATCAAGGGGTGCATGCTATCGGACAAGTGTTTCATTTTGATTCCCCTTTAGCCATTGCACCTGAAAAATGGCAAAAAGCACTCAATGCGTTAACAGATGATGATATATACATTCGTCAAGTAGAACAAGTGCCGAACGACTTTCACGCGCGTTTTGATGTTGTGAAAAAGGCGTATCAATATCGTATCATGCGAGCATATCCAGATGTGTTTCGCAGGTATTATGCGTATTACTATCCGTATCCACTAGCGATAGAACAGATGAAAGAAGCGGCAAAACAATTAGTCGGGACACACGACTTTTCTGCTTTTTGTGCTGCCAATACGACAGTCACTGATAAAGTACGGACGATTTATACGATTGATATAATGGAAGAGCGGGATGAACTCGTCTTTCGCTTTACTGGAAATGGATTTTTATATAATATGGTTCGTATTTTAGTGGGAACGTTATTAGAAGTAGGCGCAAACAAACGGGGACTAGCAGAAGTAGAGAAGGCTCTTTCATCAGGTGATCGACGCCTTGCAGGCGTAACATCCCCTAGTCACGGGCTTTACTTAGAAGAAGTAATGTATAAGTAA
- a CDS encoding energy-coupling factor ABC transporter ATP-binding protein produces the protein MKKIIQVERVSFRYGEEGPYALQDVNFSVKKGEWLAIVGHNGSGKSTLAKLLNGLLLPSSGVIRVEGFETNKEEEIWEIRRRVGMVFQNPDNQFVGTTVRDDVAFGLENIGIEREEMKRRIADSLEKVKMSAFLDQEPHRLSGGQKQRVAIAGILAMKPSVIILDESTSMLDPIGRKEVMETVRLLQKQENISVISITHDLEEVIHADRMIVMNKGKKLAEGTPREIFERPLNLPSIGLALPFSVLLSEQLQEKGMPLPEKYVTEEELVNAIWTLKSSN, from the coding sequence ATGAAAAAAATCATCCAAGTAGAACGCGTATCGTTTCGATATGGGGAAGAGGGACCGTATGCATTACAAGATGTGAACTTTTCTGTCAAAAAAGGAGAATGGCTAGCTATTGTCGGGCATAATGGTTCCGGGAAATCAACACTGGCGAAATTATTAAATGGGTTATTGTTGCCTTCCTCAGGTGTGATTCGTGTCGAAGGATTCGAAACGAATAAAGAAGAAGAAATTTGGGAAATTCGTCGACGTGTCGGGATGGTATTTCAAAATCCAGATAACCAATTCGTTGGAACGACGGTGCGGGATGATGTTGCTTTTGGTTTAGAAAATATCGGCATCGAACGAGAAGAAATGAAACGACGGATAGCAGATAGTCTTGAAAAAGTGAAAATGTCCGCATTTTTAGATCAAGAGCCACATCGTCTCTCAGGGGGACAAAAACAACGGGTAGCGATTGCTGGTATTTTAGCAATGAAACCATCTGTCATTATTTTAGATGAATCGACATCGATGTTAGACCCTATCGGACGGAAAGAAGTAATGGAAACCGTTCGACTCCTTCAAAAGCAAGAAAACATTTCTGTTATTTCGATCACACATGACTTAGAAGAAGTCATCCATGCGGACCGGATGATTGTGATGAATAAAGGAAAAAAACTTGCAGAAGGAACACCGAGAGAAATTTTTGAACGGCCACTAAATTTACCGTCCATCGGACTAGCTTTACCTTTTTCGGTGTTGTTAAGCGAACAGCTACAAGAAAAAGGCATGCCATTGCCTGAAAAATATGTGACAGAAGAAGAGTTGGTGAACGCGATATGGACATTAAAATCGAGCAATTAA
- a CDS encoding DNA-directed RNA polymerase subunit alpha, whose product MIEIEKPRIETVELSNDATYGKFVVEPLERGYGTTLGNSLRRILLSSLPGAAVTSVHIDGVLHEFSTIEGVVEDVTMIILNLKKLAMKIYSDEEKTLEIDVSDEGVVTAADITHDSDVEILNPDLHIATLAKGAHLHMKLTAKRGRGYVPAEGNKSDEQPIGVIPIDSIYTPISRVTYQVENTRVGQNTNFDKLTLDVWTNGSIRPDEAVSLAAKILTEHLNIFVNLTEEAKTTTIMVEKEEDQKEKVLEMTIEELDLSVRSYNCLKRAGINTVQELTQKSEDDMMKVRNLGKKSMDEVRFKLNELGLGLREED is encoded by the coding sequence ATGATTGAGATCGAAAAACCAAGAATTGAAACGGTTGAGTTAAGTAATGATGCCACTTATGGGAAGTTTGTTGTAGAACCACTGGAACGGGGATATGGTACTACACTAGGGAACTCCTTACGTCGTATCCTTCTATCATCTCTCCCAGGTGCTGCAGTGACATCAGTGCACATTGATGGTGTATTGCACGAATTTTCTACAATTGAAGGCGTTGTAGAAGATGTAACGATGATCATTTTAAACTTGAAAAAGTTAGCAATGAAAATCTACTCAGATGAAGAAAAAACATTAGAGATTGATGTGTCTGATGAAGGGGTAGTAACAGCAGCGGATATTACACATGATAGCGATGTTGAAATTTTAAACCCAGATCTTCATATTGCAACGTTAGCAAAAGGTGCTCACCTGCACATGAAATTGACTGCTAAACGTGGGCGCGGTTATGTACCAGCAGAAGGAAATAAAAGTGATGAGCAACCAATTGGTGTAATTCCAATTGACTCTATTTACACACCTATTTCTCGTGTGACATACCAAGTGGAAAACACACGTGTTGGTCAAAACACAAACTTTGATAAGTTAACGCTTGATGTTTGGACTAATGGTAGCATTCGTCCAGATGAAGCAGTTTCACTAGCAGCTAAAATTCTAACAGAACACCTTAACATTTTCGTTAACTTAACTGAAGAAGCGAAAACAACAACCATCATGGTTGAAAAAGAAGAAGACCAAAAAGAAAAAGTTCTTGAAATGACAATTGAAGAACTTGATCTTTCTGTTCGTTCTTACAACTGTTTAAAACGTGCTGGGATTAATACTGTTCAAGAATTAACCCAAAAGTCGGAAGACGATATGATGAAAGTGCGTAATCTAGGGAAAAAATCAATGGATGAAGTTCGTTTTAAATTAAATGAACTTGGTCTAGGATTACGTGAAGAAGACTAA
- a CDS encoding energy-coupling factor ABC transporter ATP-binding protein, with product MDIKIEQLNHIYQPNSPFERVALQNVNLSIASGEYVAIIGHTGSGKSTLIQHLNGLLKPTSGSIQMGEKTITAKTKSKELYDVRKNVGMVFQYPEHQLFEETIEKDICYGPVNFGASVEAVKEKLPTILKQVGLNNSFLQRSPFELSGGQMRRVAIAGVLAMEPNVIVLDEPTAGLDPKGQQEMMDMFYELHKERGLTTVLVTHNMADAARYAERIIVMHQGSVHIEGTPKEIFQQSEKLQEAGIAVPATIRIFKQLCEKYNVPVTKWPLTLEELTEAVYSIWQKGQGASCKSY from the coding sequence ATGGACATTAAAATCGAGCAATTAAATCATATTTATCAGCCGAACTCACCATTTGAACGCGTTGCATTGCAAAATGTCAATTTGTCGATTGCATCTGGAGAATATGTCGCAATTATCGGGCATACAGGCTCTGGAAAGTCCACGTTAATCCAACATCTCAATGGGTTATTAAAACCGACGTCTGGATCGATTCAAATGGGAGAAAAAACAATTACGGCTAAAACGAAATCGAAAGAGTTATACGATGTGCGGAAAAACGTCGGGATGGTTTTTCAATATCCAGAACATCAGTTGTTTGAAGAAACGATTGAAAAAGATATTTGTTACGGTCCAGTCAATTTTGGTGCGTCAGTAGAAGCAGTAAAAGAAAAGCTTCCGACTATTTTAAAACAAGTCGGGTTAAACAATAGTTTTTTACAGCGTTCGCCATTTGAATTAAGTGGTGGGCAAATGCGCCGGGTTGCCATTGCTGGGGTGCTCGCAATGGAACCAAATGTCATTGTGCTCGATGAACCGACTGCCGGGCTCGATCCGAAAGGACAGCAAGAAATGATGGACATGTTTTATGAACTTCATAAAGAACGTGGATTAACGACTGTGTTAGTCACGCACAATATGGCAGATGCTGCTCGATATGCAGAACGGATTATTGTCATGCATCAAGGTTCTGTACATATTGAAGGGACACCAAAAGAAATTTTTCAACAAAGTGAAAAGCTACAAGAAGCAGGTATCGCTGTTCCAGCAACGATTCGCATTTTTAAGCAATTGTGTGAAAAGTACAACGTTCCAGTGACAAAATGGCCGTTGACGTTAGAAGAGTTAACTGAAGCTGTTTATTCGATTTGGCAGAAAGGACAAGGTGCCTCATGCAAATCATATTAG
- a CDS encoding energy-coupling factor transporter transmembrane component T family protein, with product MQIILGQYVPGNSVIHRLDSRAKLMAVFLFVMVVFLANNWIGYTILGAFTALTIILSKVPFSFIYRGLKPVLWIILFTFLLHIFMTKTGPVLVSIGPLDIHKGGVTQGIFIACRFFFLIVVTTLLTLTTTPIEITDGMESLLGPLKKLSLPVHELALMMSISLRFIPTLMQETEKIIKAQSARGAKFTNGTIKERLQSIVPLLIPLFINAFKRAEDLAFAMEARGYRGGEGRTKLRELSWKGKETMSLVVILLLSVALYFVRS from the coding sequence ATGCAAATCATATTAGGTCAATACGTTCCAGGGAATTCCGTCATTCATCGATTGGATTCACGTGCAAAACTAATGGCTGTTTTTTTATTTGTCATGGTCGTTTTTTTAGCGAATAACTGGATAGGATATACGATTCTCGGTGCGTTTACTGCGCTCACAATTATTTTATCGAAAGTGCCATTTAGTTTTATTTATCGTGGCTTAAAACCGGTATTATGGATTATTTTATTTACGTTTTTATTGCATATTTTTATGACAAAAACAGGTCCTGTTTTAGTTTCTATTGGACCGTTAGACATCCATAAAGGCGGGGTAACCCAAGGGATTTTTATCGCCTGTCGCTTTTTCTTTTTAATTGTCGTTACGACGTTGTTAACCTTGACGACCACACCAATTGAAATTACCGACGGGATGGAAAGTTTATTAGGTCCATTAAAAAAATTATCGTTACCAGTTCATGAACTTGCGTTAATGATGTCTATTTCATTACGGTTTATTCCAACGTTAATGCAAGAGACAGAAAAAATTATTAAAGCGCAAAGTGCCCGGGGAGCTAAATTTACAAATGGAACGATAAAAGAACGATTACAGTCCATCGTACCATTGCTCATTCCGTTATTCATCAATGCATTTAAACGTGCAGAAGATTTAGCGTTTGCGATGGAAGCAAGAGGATATCGTGGTGGAGAAGGACGGACAAAGTTAAGAGAATTATCGTGGAAAGGGAAAGAAACGATGTCACTCGTCGTCATTCTTCTTTTATCGGTCGCTCTTTACTTCGTACGGTCGTAG
- the rplQ gene encoding 50S ribosomal protein L17, with product MAYAKLGRTSSQRKALLRDLVTDLIINERIETTEAKAKELRRVMDKMITLGKRGDLHARRQVASFVRKEVANVNDEGKTQDAIQKLFSDIAPRYDERQGGYTRILKLGPRRGDGAPMVIIELV from the coding sequence ATGGCATACGCAAAATTAGGCAGAACAAGTTCACAACGTAAAGCGTTACTACGTGACCTTGTGACAGATTTAATCATTAACGAACGTATCGAAACAACCGAAGCGAAAGCGAAGGAATTACGTCGTGTAATGGATAAAATGATCACTTTAGGTAAACGTGGTGATTTACATGCTCGCCGTCAAGTGGCTTCTTTTGTTCGTAAAGAAGTAGCTAATGTTAACGACGAAGGTAAAACACAAGATGCAATCCAAAAACTATTCAGTGACATTGCACCTCGTTATGACGAGCGTCAAGGCGGATATACTCGTATTCTAAAATTAGGTCCTCGCCGCGGTGATGGTGCACCTATGGTAATCATTGAATTAGTATAA